AACCCTTGAAGAATTCAAGGAGAACACCAAATCAGTGCTCCAACGGCTCTTCACTGACCCGCCCCGTCGGACAGGTCTCAGTAGACCCGTTGCTCATCATTTTATCCGCTGGAGCCCGTCGCCATTCCGGACTAGGCCACAGCCCCGTTACTGTTTATTATAGTAACTCACTTCATAATGTCTACAGTATATTAAAACTTAACGATTACAAGGACAGGTAATCCTGAAACAAAACCAGTCCACGTATGGGGCCCCGCCGGGCTGCATACGTGTGCGGCCCGCTACTGGCCAGAGTAGGAGTAGGAACTCATTCGATAACAGGTTCAGCAAAGACCACAGTACCTGAAATACGCTTTACCCTTGCTTTGACTATTTCCTGTTTGGTTGCACCGGTGATATAAACAATATACTTGTCCACTTTCGCAATACCGTCACCCTTTGAACCCACGCTTTCGATTTTGAACTCGTAGACCTCGCCTTCTTCCAGCGCGTCCCTCTTCTTTTCCATCGTAGCTTTTCTCTTCCTGACCGGCCGGTGAGCACCACAGGCATCACACTTCAGCATCAAGATACGGTCAGACTTCACCAGTTTGGTATCAGGACGGCCGCATTCCGAGCATTTCACATACTCATCAACATAGGACACTATCTGTTCAGCAATAGCCTCGACACTGAACTTTCCCTGGAAAACAGCATGCTGACCGCTGATCTTGGCAGCAGTTCCTAATTCCCTGGTCAGGGCCTTCATCAGGTGGTCAGGGTCCCGATTCAGCACATCTGCTATCTGACTGAAGTTCTCAAGAACAGTAGCCTTCCCTTCCGAGAACGTCTTTGGCTCTGGTATTACGAACCTTTCATCAGTAGTCTTGACATCTGGCATCAATTTATATGCCCGGTCCAGATATGCTTCGTAGTCACCCATTATTTCACATCAATATATAGTACAGCAAACCTTTATTAGTCGACCAGTTTCTGTCCTTCATCCACCACGATCTTTACCGGGGTTGAGAGTTTCATTCCGCACCGCCTGAGTGCGTCTTTAGCGGTCAGGAACCCTTCCTTTGTAGTCGAGATGGTAAAGATCTTCTGACCTTTTCCGACCTTTGCCGAAAGGCCTACCGCTTTACCGAAAGCCTGGCGCATACCCTGGCTGACCCTGTCAGCACCCGCTCCAGTAGCCTGTTTATTCTCTCTTATGACCTGGAATGGATGAACTCTTAGCTTCATGTGGAAGTTTTGCACTCCCACCATCTTGACCAGAAGTCGGTTCGCAGTGATCCTGCCCGCTTCCAGGGCACCGTCACGAAGCTGGCAAGATTCATCAGCTACCAGTGATAACTTTACCGGGAACTCTGCCTTTAGATTTCCCATATCATAATGTACTATTTTATTCCCGGGTACACCACCCATATATTTCCTCTGGGTGTATGACCTTCTGCTGTTGTAATTGCGAAACGTCTTTGCTGGTCTTTTTCCTGCCATGATGAATGTCCTCCGATATAAATCCAAGAGTATGAAATTTAGCAATAATATGCGGTTTCCCTTAATAACCTGACGGCTTATAAGCTTTTGGAGACGTGCAGCATTTTGTGAATCGCAGCTGCCGTAACCTTATTAATACCTGATAACTGTTCCAGTTCGGTAAGAGTGGCCGCCCTTATCCCCTCAACAGAACCAAAATGCCTGATCAGCATTTCTTTACGTTTTTTTCCCACACCAGGTATCTCATCGAGTACCGATGACCTCAGCCGCGAAGCCCTGCGACGGCGATGGTGCGATATGGCGAACCTGTGGGACTCATCCCTGATATGTTTCAGCATGCTAAGACCTGGTGAGTCTGCAGGCAGTATCAACGGAGTATCACGCCCCGGTATATGGATACTTTCAAGCTGCTTTGCCAAACCTATGACCGGTATATCCTGGCCCCATCGCAAAAGTGCACTGGTGGCCGCACCCAACTGTGCGGGCCCGCCATCCACAATAATGAGGTCCGGTACTTCATCCCAGGTATTTTCATTTCCCCCATATTTCTCGTTCTTCTCACCCCCAGCACCACCGGCAATCCTTGCCAGACGGCGGGAAATAACTTCCCCCATCATGGCAGGGTCATCAATACCCTCCACGGTCTTGATATTGAAAATACGATAATGCTTCTTATCAGGGATACCTCCGGTAAACACCACCATGCTACCCACTGCATCAGTGCCTCC
The window above is part of the ANME-2 cluster archaeon genome. Proteins encoded here:
- a CDS encoding translation initiation factor IF-2 subunit beta, whose translation is MGDYEAYLDRAYKLMPDVKTTDERFVIPEPKTFSEGKATVLENFSQIADVLNRDPDHLMKALTRELGTAAKISGQHAVFQGKFSVEAIAEQIVSYVDEYVKCSECGRPDTKLVKSDRILMLKCDACGAHRPVRKRKATMEKKRDALEEGEVYEFKIESVGSKGDGIAKVDKYIVYITGATKQEIVKARVKRISGTVVFAEPVIE
- a CDS encoding 50S ribosomal protein L16; the encoded protein is MAGKRPAKTFRNYNSRRSYTQRKYMGGVPGNKIVHYDMGNLKAEFPVKLSLVADESCQLRDGALEAGRITANRLLVKMVGVQNFHMKLRVHPFQVIRENKQATGAGADRVSQGMRQAFGKAVGLSAKVGKGQKIFTISTTKEGFLTAKDALRRCGMKLSTPVKIVVDEGQKLVD